The sequence CCTGTCAATATCAATTTGCTACACAACATTTTTAGATACAAGAACTTGGAAACAATTGAAGAGCTGATTGATCACAGCATAAAAGCACTCCCACCACAACATCTTTGAATTGAGAAACACTGTGCCGAAACCGAACAGTTCTCCAAATAtcttaacacatactgtactcactgAAGACCTCTAACTCTATTGAGGCAGAGCTGTTAAGTTCTGTGACATTGTTGTGTGCCATGCAAGTATATTCCCCACTGCCATCTAAAGCCAGTGGCTCAGTTGTGTAGCTGGAGCCTTTAGCCACCCAAGAGCTATTGAAGTACCAGCTGAAGCTACTTGGGGGCCATGAGGTGGCAGAGCAGTTGAATGTCACGTTTGCTCCTGTCTCTGCAAGCTTAGGTCCAGAGATGACGACATTCTTCGGCCCAACTGTCAAATAAACAGAAGAGAACATTGTAGAATTGTAGACCTGATTATGTGTTTCATTAAGAAAAGAGGACAAGAGTGAtgtctgtactgtaactgaacaaaatataggatgtacagtatttacaatTTAAGAAAAGTCAAATTACAACATATTTTGCAATGAGCCTTTTACTCCACTCACAGTTTACTCTGAGGTCATACACCGAGCTGGTCATGTTACTGACATCATTTTGGGCTGTGCACTGATATTCTCCATCGTCATCATGCGTCACAGAGTCTATGGTCATGGTGACATTGTCCTCAGAGAGGGACACTGTGCCATTCCAGCTCAGGCTCCCATTCTTCATCCAGTAAATGGACGTGATCTCACTGTTAGCACTGCAGTTACACTTAAATGATTTGCCTAGTATTGGTAGCTGACCTTCAGTCTCAATTGTAACTACTGTCAGAGGGGCTGTAAAGAAATTAGGTATTAGATATATTAgagatttttttaaataatgaatAGTGCACAGCACACATCAGGATCCTCCAGGGACAGACTGGAGAAACTAACAAAACAGCATTTTTGTTTTTAGATTGTGGGTTCTGTGTGCCACCCTGGcttctgaaaacaatggaaatAATATGAGTGGAAGCATGAAAACCTCAGtctacagtatctacagtaAATCATGCCAGCGATATTTGCAAAAGGTTACAACCTGAAGTCACTATAGAGGTCATGCACATGTTTATGGTCAGGAATAAATATGATAGAAATATATTGTTATAACAAAAACCTGTTAAATGACTTTTAAaggaatacattttatttatatcatCACTTTTTGGATATAGTTAATATTCTTGCTACATTCCAGAAACACAAGTAGCATCAGCACAAAAATGTTGGCTACTGGAATATCCCAACAAAGTGAATAAATTGCCATTTGATACTCACTGATTACCCGTAGGTGTGTGGAGACAGAGCtgctcatgtttgttttgttgttgtgagCCTTGCAGGTGTACTCTCCACTTTTGTTCAAGGTAAGGTTAAACAGCTCCAGCAGTGCACCCTCTCCAACCATTGATCCATTGTAGTACCAGCTGTAGACACTAGGGGGCAAGGAGGTAGCAGAACAGTGAAATGTCACACCTGATCCAGACTTTGCATTCTGTGGCCCAGTGATAACAGTATCCCATGGTCCATCTGTGTGGAAAGTTTGAAATAAAGTTAAtggtatttttctttctttctgatcATATACACACCACGACTGTATTTTACCTCTACATTATACTTACAATTGACCATGAGTATGTACTCAGAACTGTTTAGTTTGCTCACAGCATTCATGGCAACACACTGGTAATTTCCGTTGTCAGAGTGATCAACGTGTTTGAAAGTTAACGTCTTGTTCTCATTAGAGAAGGAGATTGTGTCGTTTGCTTGCAGGTAGGAGCTGCTGTTAACCATCCAGTGAATGGACTCCACGGGCCCAGTCATATCACAGCTCAGGATGAATGTCATGTTCAGTATGGGGGATCCATCATCTTCATTCACCATAACATTTGATATCAgatctgcacatacacacacacacgcatgcacacacacacacacacacacacacacacacacacacacacacacacacacacacacacacacacacacacacacacacacacacacacacacacacacacacacacacacacaatcattatgAGTATCTTACTTAATTAAAATATCAATGTTTGAAATACTTTATTTAAGTATTTGAGTTGTATTCTCTATGTTTCCCTTGTGATCTTTTTATATGAGATGAGAGACTCACCAATGACTGTCAGCATCTTAGTGACTGAGCTGGAGCGGCCAGTCATGTTGTTGTGTGCAGTGCAGCTGTACTCCCCACTATCAGCAGGGCTGAGTGAGTATTTTTTATACACTGAGCTCATTTCCACCTCAGACCCATTGAAGAACCAACTGATGCTACTTTCAGGCCAAGAGGAGGCATCGCAGGTGAAGGTTACATTGGATCCCGTGGACAGGGTGGATGGCCCAGATATAGTGACGTTATCAGGTCCGTCTGAGAAGACAAAAATGCAACTGAGTTATGTATGAAATGTACCGTACAGGGGTGCACTGTGCACCTTAATTGCAATAACTTAATCTCAAAGCAATGTCTGGACTTCTGAGTTCTGAGCACACATATTTGAAATTATTTCAGGATCTCCTGAGGTGTTACACATGAACGACAATTTCCCTGTGTGTAATCCAACAACTAATCTAACAAGAATAAAATGTTAGTGTTACAAAATCAAAAGGAGCCACACCTCATTTTTATTCAAAGACACTCTTATACGTACTTGTCCATAAACAAGTTTGTTATGCTGACAAGTCTGTTATGCTGTGGCTGTTTGCAGTTTAAAGCctggcgcccaccggacacgccgtTCAGTGGTGTTCTGGCGCGCCGCGtatgtgtccggtgggcgccgggcttaagTCTGTCTGTTGCTCTGTCTAATGTTTGTCTAAATGTACTGCACTTCCTTCAATGTCTGGACATTATGTAAACCGtttgtaatgtacagtatgtgcactttAGTGTCCTGAGagcactgtttttctttttttatttagcaCCATGGTCCTGTTATAACGCTTTTTAGTTTTTCTGTATCTGTATACGGTTGAAATTACAATAAAACCTACTTGACCTGACTTCTGATAAACCTTTTCTGAACTTTTGTGTGCAGCAATTGCATAAATCTATCCCGATAAATTTTTTTATCTTTGtcttctttattcatttatccTTCCAATATGCATACTGCAGTAGTCAAAAAGTAACACTAAGTTTTTTCCTCATAAAGTATTTTTTCCTGTCTTTGGCTACTTACAGTTGACCTTCAGTGTGAAGTTGGAGCTTTTGTTGCTGACAGCATTAGAGGCTGAACACTTGTAGTCCCCATCATCTGAGTGCATCACTGGACTGAATGTCAGCGTTTTGTTTCCGTCAGTGAAGGATATTCTGTTGTCCTCTGTCGTCTGCAGGTAGTCGCTGCTCTTCATCCAGTGAATGGACTCCACAGGCCCAGTCACATCACAGGTCAGGGTGAACGTCATGTTAAGTATGGGGGGCTCGCCTTTCATTATCAGGACTGCTGAGATTGGATCTGaggaagcaaacacacacacacacacacacacacacacacacacacacacacacacacacatataatatatattatctTTTTTTCACATATCGTTTTTGTTTTGGGGAGTGCTGAAACTGCTCTGTGTTAAAGCATCCCATGTTATTCAGTATTCAGTTAGAGACACTGGATGGGGTTGCTGGTTTCATTTCCATGACACTTTTTTCAGCTGAGAACTAGTCAGCTGTAACTCTGAGTCTAAGCATCTGTTTAGAGGGGACCAATTCAATGGAGAATCAATTGCTGTTGATTACAATTGTAATGATAAATTAAAGCTGCATTGAAGAATTTGTGTCATGTCAGTGCAATTCagtaaaaagaaaagaggagataCAGGCATATTATTACTCACCAATAACCTCTAGCTCTTTGACAGCGCTGCTATTCTGTTTGGTGACATCATTCATGGCAACACAGGTGTAAATCCCACTGTCGGATGGTGTGGCTTCATTTATCACATACATCGAGCCACTTTCCATCATGTTTCCATCATTGAAGTACCAGGTATAGTTGCTGGGAGGTTTGGAGTCTGCGTTACAGTTGAGGGTCACATTGGAGCCAGTCTTGACAGGCCCCATTGGGCCTGTGATGACAGGCATCTTAGGTCCATCTGCGGAACACAACAACGTATTaatatcaccatcaccaccatcacaatAAGCTCACacctgtctttgactagcattTAGAATAgattagaaataaataaataaaacatgccaATAGTCCATTTATGTAATTAATGCTCAGGTGCTCAGGTGCTCTCAATCTCCCCACCACTGCGTTGCATGCTTTCCATATTCCCCTTGTTCTGAACACATTAGTTACACTTACAGTTTGACTCACTACCAGTGCAGTGCACTGAGAAAACTGTAGAGGGGCATTTTTATTACTCTGAATTAAATCTGTTAAATCAGTTAAATGATTGGACTAAGGATTAAATAGAAGAGTTTTAGTGTGTGGATAACATCACATCATGGATATTGTAAGCTTCTTAACTGAAAAATAGGGTTTATCTGCTAACTCACAGTTGACTTTGAGGGAAAACATGGGGCTAGTATCGTTGTTCAGAGGGTTGGAGGCCATACACGTGTAGTTTCCATCATCTGACTTCAGCACGGGGTCGAAGGTCAGCATGCTGTTGTCATCAGAGAGGTTCATGCGACTCATGTTCAGGTTGAGAGCCATGCCATCCATCATCCAGTCGCGTTCATAAACAGTGCCAACAGCGTCACAGGTCAGCACAAAAAGCTTGTGGTCGACAGGAGGATTTCCAGTGATTTTGATGGTGGCACTGCTTATGAGGTCTGCAAATACAGGGAGGGACCAGTTGATAGCGAAACCACACAGTTTCACCCTCATGGTCTATGCCGAGAGGCATTATTTACTAAACACATGATTCCCTAGCAAAGGTGTCATCAACTATATAACACAACTGTGACTTTACTGGAAGCAGTTTTATTTTCATCAGGACATGCAGGAAGACTTTGTTTGTCACAAACCATGACTACCATGAGGGTGCCATGATAACCTCTAGAAGGCAGTCTGaaattagagagagaaaaaaaaagatcttaCGGATGACTTTGACTTCTTTGGTGACCATCTTAGTGATATTTGTGATGTCATTATGAGCTGAACAGGTGTAGTTTCCACTGTTGCTCAAGCTAACGGAGTCCAGTTTGTAGTCTGGGCCCATCATTACAGTGTCATCAAAGTACCAGGTGAAATTACTGGGTGGTTCAGATTCAGCAGAGCAAGTAAGCATTAAGTTGTCTGCTGTTGCGATGATGGAGGGTCCCGAAATGACGGGCATCTTAGGTCCATCTGTAGAATACAGGACACAGATAATAGGAAATAGCAAGAAACTGACATGTATTGAGTTCATACAATTGAAAACATTTGTGTTACATTTACTAATTTGGCTTACAAACGAGTAAGGCCCCTTTTGTAAAGACATTTCAACTAAGTAAACAGAGCATCATAGACTATAGTGAAACATGAGTAAACCATCTCATGGCTTGGGACAGGGTGAGACTTACAGTTAACCGTCAGCTTGTACTCATTGCTCGTGTTGTTGCTCACAGGATTGAAGGCCATGCACCAGTACATTCCATTGTCTGACATTTCAACTGATGTGAAAGTTAATGTTGTGTTGTcgtgagagatggagatgctGTTGTCAGGAGAAAGGGAAGTATTGTCCTTCATCCAGTGAATGGAGTCCACATGAGGCCCAATCACATCACACCTCAGTGTGAATGTCATGTTCAGAATGGGAGGTCTGCCCACTTCATTTACCACCACAGATGATATTGGGTCTGGAATAAAAATGTTGAAATATAAGATTATCAGTTGGTTACTGATTTATTCCAAAATCTCCATATCTTTAGCACCTCATGTCATTCACTTTGCCAAACAACCTGAAAATATAATTTAAAGGTGCTGTGATGAATAATATAATGAATATACTGAATAATGCAAATAATAAAACATGATATAATGTTAAATGTTTTGACCAATATTAATATTGGTCATTGAATATATTTAGGTCAAGTGTGGTTGTGATGATCCTTACCAACAATGGTGAGTGATTTGGAGATTTGTTCATATCTAGAAGTCACACTGTTGTGGACCAGACATGTGTACTGGCCAGTTTCACTCATCTCTAAATCGGTGAGTTCGAGGTTCTCTCCAAATTTGTTCAGTGATATATCGTTAAACAGCCACTCATATGAAGCTGCCGGTTTGGAATCAGCAGAGCAAGTGAGATCTACATTGGACCCAGAGATATATGCCATCTTGTATGGGGCTACCTCCAACATGAGGTTACTCGGTCCATCTGTGAACAATTCAGACATACAGATGTTTTGAGCATGAAAAACAATGATAACTTTGTATAAACAATAAGAAAAAGCTTTGTTAGTGTCCTGGCCTAATGCTTTGCAACACATCTATTAGGAGACACACATTTCCATACGTGCAGCAAATACCTTCAATACCTTCCCTCATATTTGCATTGAATCAAAATAATATTTGAATGGGTCCATTGATCTCTATTAGGCTGTGCACTAACTTTAGCCTGTCTATATCACTATCAAAATCTTCCGaaataaaaccattttcatctcCATACAAGCCTTTGAGATTGTGCCACATGGCTGAAGGTCGGAAGTGTTTTGCTTTACAGGAGGCATTAATGAGAGATATTATACCTCAAAGTAATGTCCCATTGGCTTGTTTCAAACCCATAAAAAGGCTAGCATTCAGTGTATGCTCTGTGATAAGGTAGATTTCTTAATCGTGTTTGCTGCCTGCCATCAATATTCACAGTTTCTCACAGTTAGTAATACTCACAGCTGATGTTGAGGGTGGGCGTCAAGCTCGCGTCATGGCTTATGTTGTTGGACACGTTACAGGAGAATGGCCCTGTATCAAATCTAGTCACTTCCATGATGGTGAGGACACTGTTGTCCTCACTGAATTTGATCTGTTCGCTGGCTGTTACAACAGATGTTCCGTTGATCCACAGGAACCTGAGAGGGGTTCCAGAGGCAGAACAGCTGAGAGTGACAGTGTCGTTGATCTCGATTAAATTGGTTTTAGACACCGTCGTGGTCACATTTGAGATTCGCTCTGGTAATGGGGGGAACATGAACACATGGGAGTATGTCACTATATGTTgttacattgttacatttttcATTAGGCATGCAGAATGGAAAATATAGAACAAAATGTGTTGCCCCTGAGTGTAAACAAAAACTATGTCAATTGTTTTCTATCAAATTATTTGGCATCTACTTTGGAGAGTTAATATAGAATTTGaccaaatgtagcctattggtTTTACTTGGTTGACATGGTAATTAttttcacttctcttctctttgcttTGTCTGTTTTCCTGACCCTTACTGATAAGGTCACCTTGTTCATAAACATACACTATCTACACCTGCTTCATCATGTCTGTCTATGTGAGCATTCTGCGCAACCGTCAACAGAAAACACTGTGAAAGAAGTCTCAGCTCCGCTATGGTATAGTAGCTGT comes from Sardina pilchardus chromosome 6, fSarPil1.1, whole genome shotgun sequence and encodes:
- the LOC134082963 gene encoding hemicentin-1-like, with the translated sequence MKMEYIVPFALFLHLCLGQVVVPPDTPTAIEVGQNVTLRANHSHTILAGTWNFETTTIILWYPGNELPTPQYDGRIVFNTSDASLTLTSLQVDDSGDYGLNGLDPVFQRQFVLSVQERISNVTTTVSKTNLIEINDTVTLSCSASGTPLRFLWINGTSVVTASEQIKFSEDNSVLTIMEVTRFDTGPFSCNVSNNISHDASLTPTLNISYGPSNLMLEVAPYKMAYISGSNVDLTCSADSKPAASYEWLFNDISLNKFGENLELTDLEMSETGQYTCLVHNSVTSRYEQISKSLTIVDPISSVVVNEVGRPPILNMTFTLRCDVIGPHVDSIHWMKDNTSLSPDNSISISHDNTTLTFTSVEMSDNGMYWCMAFNPVSNNTSNEYKLTVNYGPKMPVISGPSIIATADNLMLTCSAESEPPSNFTWYFDDTVMMGPDYKLDSVSLSNSGNYTCSAHNDITNITKMVTKEVKVIHLISSATIKITGNPPVDHKLFVLTCDAVGTVYERDWMMDGMALNLNMSRMNLSDDNSMLTFDPVLKSDDGNYTCMASNPLNNDTSPMFSLKVNYGPKMPVITGPMGPVKTGSNVTLNCNADSKPPSNYTWYFNDGNMMESGSMYVINEATPSDSGIYTCVAMNDVTKQNSSAVKELEVIDPISAVLIMKGEPPILNMTFTLTCDVTGPVESIHWMKSSDYLQTTEDNRISFTDGNKTLTFSPVMHSDDGDYKCSASNAVSNKSSNFTLKVNYGPDNVTISGPSTLSTGSNVTFTCDASSWPESSISWFFNGSEVEMSSVYKKYSLSPADSGEYSCTAHNNMTGRSSSVTKMLTVIDLISNVMVNEDDGSPILNMTFILSCDMTGPVESIHWMVNSSSYLQANDTISFSNENKTLTFKHVDHSDNGNYQCVAMNAVSKLNSSEYILMVNYGPWDTVITGPQNAKSGSGVTFHCSATSLPPSVYSWYYNGSMVGEGALLELFNLTLNKSGEYTCKAHNNKTNMSSSVSTHLRVITPLTVVTIETEGQLPILGKSFKCNCSANSEITSIYWMKNGSLSWNGTVSLSEDNVTMTIDSVTHDDDGEYQCTAQNDVSNMTSSVYDLRVNFGPKNVVISGPKLAETGANVTFNCSATSWPPSSFSWYFNSSWVAKGSSYTTEPLALDGSGEYTCMAHNNVTELNSSASIELEVFIAPTPIVVKPKPVIPMDSEDFSLYCDIAGPYNSIQWYRDSRALIFNNSIMPTISNDSTTVSFKPLKRANDGKYQCVVENVVTRHYSESYDLRASYGPSEVVISITTENPFTLTCKADSQPPSEFEWSVDDEPKGNGSSIEMTLFAALMLETITCKATNPLTNETVTATFEIPDLSAAPPLQSRVDLTLTVLLALSLCLLGNRFY